One genomic segment of Amycolatopsis granulosa includes these proteins:
- a CDS encoding DNA-3-methyladenine glycosylase family protein, with protein MRYRPPFPLDLDAVLRPHRRGKGDPCLRADEAGTTWLTGNTPDGPGTLALRRYADGEIEAAAWGPGADRLLDGVPALVGAGDDDSGFVSHHDRIAQVRRRMPGLRLGASGRVWDALLPAVLEQKVTGYEARRSWRELCRWFGEPAPGPAPAGMRVPPAPEAVLSIPDWTWHRAGVDLARRKALIFAAQVAHRLERAATLRGAEGRAWLRKVPGIGVWTAAEVAQRAWGDPDAVSFGDVHIPAVVGYALLGEPLDDEGMAEVLAPYAPQRQRAVRYLEAAGFSRPRFGPRFSPRDYRAI; from the coding sequence ATGCGGTACCGCCCGCCGTTCCCCCTCGACCTCGACGCGGTCCTCCGGCCGCACCGGCGGGGCAAGGGCGACCCGTGCCTGCGCGCGGACGAGGCGGGCACGACGTGGCTGACCGGCAACACGCCGGACGGCCCCGGCACGCTGGCGCTGCGCCGGTACGCGGACGGCGAGATCGAGGCCGCGGCCTGGGGACCGGGAGCGGACCGGCTGCTGGACGGCGTGCCGGCGCTGGTCGGCGCCGGGGACGACGACAGCGGGTTCGTCTCGCACCACGACCGGATCGCCCAGGTGCGGCGCCGGATGCCGGGGCTGCGCCTGGGGGCGAGCGGCCGGGTGTGGGACGCGCTGCTGCCCGCGGTCCTGGAGCAGAAGGTCACCGGCTACGAGGCGCGCCGGTCGTGGCGGGAGCTGTGCCGCTGGTTCGGCGAGCCGGCGCCCGGCCCCGCCCCGGCGGGCATGCGGGTGCCGCCGGCACCGGAGGCGGTCCTGTCCATTCCGGACTGGACCTGGCATCGCGCCGGGGTGGACCTGGCGCGGCGCAAGGCGCTGATCTTCGCCGCGCAGGTGGCGCACCGGCTGGAGCGTGCCGCGACGCTGCGTGGCGCGGAGGGCCGGGCCTGGCTGCGCAAGGTGCCGGGCATCGGGGTGTGGACCGCGGCGGAGGTGGCGCAGCGCGCGTGGGGCGACCCGGACGCGGTCAGCTTCGGCGACGTCCACATCCCGGCGGTGGTCGGTTACGCGCTGCTCGGTGAGCCGCTGGACGACGAGGGCATGGCCGAAGTCCTGGCGCCCTACGCGCCGCAGCGCCAGCGCGCCGTGCGGTACCTGGAGGCGGCGGGCTTCTCCCGCCCGCGCTTCGGGCCGCGGTTCTCGCCGCGGGACTACCGCGCGATCTGA
- a CDS encoding GntR family transcriptional regulator, translated as MIVPVDPSSGVPPFEQVRSGLARRINDGTLAVGTKLPTVRGLAGELGIAPNTIARAYRELEDAGLIETRGRAGSFVAAAGDESRARAREAAESYAAVTRALGLSPDEALQIARAALNHTR; from the coding sequence ATGATCGTGCCGGTCGACCCGTCGTCCGGGGTGCCGCCGTTCGAGCAGGTCCGGTCCGGACTGGCGCGGCGGATCAACGACGGGACGCTGGCGGTGGGCACGAAGCTGCCGACGGTGCGGGGGCTGGCCGGGGAACTGGGCATCGCGCCGAACACGATCGCGCGCGCGTACCGGGAGCTGGAGGACGCGGGCCTGATCGAGACCCGCGGCCGGGCCGGTTCCTTCGTGGCCGCCGCCGGCGACGAGTCACGCGCCCGCGCCCGCGAAGCGGCGGAGAGCTACGCCGCCGTGACCCGCGCACTCGGCCTGTCCCCGGACGAAGCGCTGCAGATCGCCCGCGCCGCACTGAACCACACCCGCTGA
- a CDS encoding sugar phosphate nucleotidyltransferase: MTSELDVDAVVLVGGKGTRLRPLTLSAPKPMLPTAGVPFLTHLLSRVRAAGIRHVVLGTSYRAEVFEEHFGDGAALGLELEYVVEDEPLDTGGAIRNVADHLRADHAVIFNGDILSGADLRALVQTHFDTDADVTLHLQRVEDPSRFGSVPTDAEGRVTAFLEKTPNPPTDQINAGCYVFRRPVLESIPAGRRVSVERETFPGLLAEGAHLHGFVDASYWLDVGTPEAFVRGSADLVRGLAPTSALPGPAGAALVLEGANVAADASVTGGSTVGSGAQVAAGARIAGSVLFDGVSVAENAVVENSVLGVGARVGKGAVLKGVVVGDGAVVGAGCELLDGARVWPDVTLPDGSIRFSSDA; encoded by the coding sequence GTGACATCGGAACTTGATGTCGATGCCGTTGTTCTCGTGGGCGGCAAGGGGACGCGCCTGCGGCCGTTGACCCTGTCCGCCCCGAAACCGATGCTGCCCACCGCGGGCGTGCCGTTCCTGACGCACCTGTTGTCGCGCGTTCGCGCGGCCGGGATCCGGCACGTCGTGCTCGGCACGTCGTACCGCGCCGAGGTGTTCGAGGAGCACTTCGGCGACGGCGCCGCGCTGGGGCTGGAGCTGGAGTACGTGGTCGAGGACGAGCCGCTGGACACCGGCGGCGCGATCCGCAACGTCGCGGACCACCTGCGCGCCGATCACGCGGTGATCTTCAACGGCGACATCCTCTCCGGAGCCGATCTGCGGGCTCTGGTCCAGACCCATTTCGACACGGACGCCGACGTGACCCTCCACCTCCAGCGCGTCGAGGACCCGAGCCGGTTCGGCTCGGTGCCCACCGACGCCGAGGGCCGGGTCACCGCGTTCCTGGAGAAGACCCCGAACCCGCCGACCGATCAGATCAACGCCGGCTGCTACGTCTTCCGGCGCCCGGTGCTGGAGTCGATCCCGGCCGGCCGTCGCGTGTCGGTCGAGCGCGAGACGTTCCCGGGCCTGCTGGCGGAGGGCGCGCACCTGCACGGGTTCGTCGACGCCTCCTACTGGCTCGACGTGGGCACGCCCGAGGCGTTCGTGCGCGGCAGCGCGGACCTGGTGCGCGGGCTCGCCCCGACCTCGGCGCTGCCCGGTCCGGCGGGAGCGGCCCTGGTCCTGGAGGGCGCGAACGTCGCCGCGGACGCGTCCGTCACCGGCGGGTCGACGGTCGGCAGCGGGGCGCAGGTGGCCGCCGGCGCGCGGATCGCCGGGTCGGTGCTGTTCGACGGGGTGTCCGTGGCGGAGAATGCGGTTGTGGAGAACTCCGTGCTCGGGGTGGGTGCGCGTGTCGGCAAGGGCGCGGTGCTCAAGGGCGTCGTCGTCGGGGACGGCGCGGTCGTCGGCGCCGGGTGCGAGCTGCTCGACGGCGCCCGCGTGTGGCCGGACGTGACCCTGCCCGACGGTTCGATCCGGTTCTCCAGCGACGCCTGA
- a CDS encoding GNAT family N-acetyltransferase, translating to MDAFEELELRCADAWPAVTVDKIGDWRLRAAGGFTGRANSALAVGDPGMPIASALREVCDFAHAHDIPPVLHAVVGSANERAIEAAGWVPNTGHVAGHRVSVLTGPLGTGAEGAGGATVLASPTAGWWELTVGRPEPTAAERHVLTTGEVGYGVAEVTGVTAGVVRAAVAGDVLHLARLEVRSRHRRRGLGSALMAACGAWAARRGARRTVLQVAAGNHAALALYRRLGFTEHHEYRYWVPRPRACEDRSL from the coding sequence GTGGACGCCTTCGAGGAGCTCGAGCTGCGCTGTGCCGACGCCTGGCCCGCAGTGACCGTGGACAAGATCGGTGACTGGCGGCTTCGCGCCGCGGGCGGGTTCACCGGCCGGGCCAACAGCGCGCTGGCGGTCGGCGATCCCGGGATGCCGATCGCGAGCGCCCTGCGGGAGGTGTGTGACTTCGCCCACGCCCACGACATTCCGCCGGTCCTGCACGCGGTCGTGGGCAGCGCGAACGAGCGCGCGATCGAAGCGGCGGGCTGGGTGCCGAACACCGGCCACGTGGCCGGGCACCGCGTGTCGGTGCTCACCGGTCCGCTGGGCACCGGCGCCGAGGGTGCCGGGGGCGCCACGGTGCTCGCGTCCCCGACGGCCGGGTGGTGGGAACTGACTGTCGGACGGCCCGAGCCCACCGCGGCCGAGCGGCACGTGCTGACCACCGGCGAGGTCGGCTACGGGGTCGCGGAAGTGACCGGCGTCACCGCGGGCGTGGTGCGCGCGGCCGTCGCCGGCGACGTCCTGCACCTCGCCCGGCTCGAGGTCCGGTCCCGGCACCGCCGCCGTGGCCTCGGCTCGGCGCTGATGGCCGCGTGCGGGGCGTGGGCGGCACGCCGCGGCGCGCGGCGGACGGTGCTGCAGGTCGCGGCCGGCAACCACGCGGCGCTCGCGTTGTACCGGCGGCTCGGGTTCACCGAGCACCACGAGTACCGGTACTGGGTCCCCCGCCCCCGGGCGTGCGAGGATCGCTCGCTGTGA
- a CDS encoding coenzyme F420-0:L-glutamate ligase, with translation MTDHSTRRLEILPVEGLPEFRPGDDLTGAIASAAPWLRSGDVVVVTSKVVSKIEGQLVRVPADPEARDAARRELVEREAVRVLARFNRTLITQNRIGIVQAASGVDASNVEGDEIALLPADPDASALALRNGLRERLGVEIAVVVTDTMGRAWRVGQTDNAIGASGIRVLHSYEGEVDAQGNELQVTEIAVADEIAAAADLVKGKLTATPVAVVRGLELTDDGSTARKLVRPSEEDMFSLGTREAIAQGRREAVLVRRSVRSFTGEPVDPEAVRRAIGAGLTAPAPHHTRPVRFVWLRDRGLRTKLLEAMRAAWRADLSRDAFTEEQIAKRIARGDILFDAPEVVIPFLVPDGMHTYPDERRNACERTMFTVAGGAAVQGLLVALAAEDLGSCWIGSTIFAADVVREVLGLEPSWQPLGAVAIGHPDAAALPREPRTDGLVEL, from the coding sequence TTGACTGACCACTCCACCCGACGGCTGGAGATCCTGCCGGTGGAAGGGCTGCCGGAGTTCCGTCCCGGCGACGACCTGACGGGCGCGATCGCGTCCGCCGCGCCGTGGCTGCGCTCCGGTGACGTCGTCGTGGTCACCAGCAAGGTCGTGTCCAAGATCGAGGGACAGCTGGTTCGCGTGCCCGCCGATCCGGAGGCGCGCGACGCGGCCCGGCGCGAGCTGGTCGAGCGCGAGGCGGTGCGGGTGCTCGCGCGGTTCAACCGGACGCTGATCACGCAGAACCGCATCGGCATCGTCCAGGCCGCGTCCGGGGTGGATGCGTCCAATGTGGAGGGCGACGAGATCGCGCTGCTGCCGGCCGACCCGGACGCCTCCGCGCTGGCGCTGCGCAACGGGCTGCGCGAGCGGCTCGGCGTGGAGATCGCGGTCGTGGTCACCGACACGATGGGCCGGGCGTGGCGGGTCGGGCAGACCGACAACGCCATCGGCGCCAGCGGCATCCGGGTGCTGCACTCCTACGAGGGCGAGGTCGACGCCCAGGGCAACGAGCTGCAGGTCACCGAGATCGCGGTGGCGGACGAGATCGCGGCGGCCGCGGACCTGGTGAAGGGCAAGCTGACCGCCACCCCGGTCGCGGTGGTACGCGGGCTGGAGCTGACCGACGACGGGTCCACCGCGCGCAAGCTGGTGCGACCGTCCGAAGAGGACATGTTCTCGCTCGGCACGCGGGAGGCGATCGCGCAGGGCCGGCGCGAGGCGGTGCTGGTGCGCCGGTCGGTGCGCTCGTTCACCGGCGAGCCGGTCGACCCGGAGGCGGTGCGCCGCGCGATCGGCGCCGGGCTGACCGCGCCCGCGCCGCACCACACGCGGCCGGTGCGGTTCGTCTGGCTGCGCGACCGCGGGCTGCGCACGAAGCTGCTGGAGGCGATGCGCGCCGCCTGGCGGGCCGACCTGTCGCGCGACGCGTTCACCGAGGAGCAGATCGCGAAGCGGATCGCGCGCGGCGACATCCTGTTCGACGCGCCGGAGGTGGTGATCCCGTTCCTGGTGCCCGACGGCATGCACACGTATCCGGACGAGCGGCGCAACGCCTGCGAGCGGACGATGTTCACCGTCGCCGGGGGTGCCGCGGTGCAGGGGCTGCTCGTGGCGCTGGCGGCCGAGGACCTGGGATCCTGCTGGATCGGGTCGACGATCTTCGCCGCGGACGTGGTGCGCGAGGTGCTGGGGCTGGAGCCGTCGTGGCAGCCGCTGGGCGCGGTGGCCATCGGACATCCGGATGCGGCCGCCTTGCCGCGCGAGCCGAGGACCGACGGACTGGTGGAGCTGTGA
- a CDS encoding glycosyltransferase family 2 protein, producing the protein MAPVTEPSRYGDGVAVVVVTYFPGEDLDRFLDSLEKATTRDVHVVVADNDSTDDALDRAEQRNNTHVLRIGQNLGYGGGANRGVATLDDRYGWIVIANPDLEWEPGSLDILLDAARRWPRGGAFGPLIRDPDGTVYPSARLLPSLGRGIGHAVFGKVWPANPWTRAYRQERGAPVERTSGWLSGSCQLIRREAWDSVRGFDTRYFMYFEDVDLGDRIGRAGWHNVYVPSAAVTHIGGKATSRAPKKMLAAHHESAYRYLADRHRGPAWKPVLAVVRLGLKLRLKFETRGA; encoded by the coding sequence ATGGCGCCCGTGACCGAGCCGAGCCGTTATGGCGACGGGGTCGCCGTGGTTGTCGTGACGTACTTCCCCGGTGAGGACCTCGACCGCTTCCTCGACAGCCTGGAGAAGGCGACCACCCGCGACGTGCACGTGGTGGTCGCCGACAACGACTCGACCGACGACGCCCTCGACCGGGCCGAGCAGCGGAACAACACCCACGTCCTGCGCATCGGCCAGAACCTCGGCTACGGTGGCGGCGCCAACCGCGGGGTGGCCACGCTCGACGACCGCTACGGCTGGATCGTCATCGCCAACCCGGACCTGGAATGGGAACCCGGCTCGCTCGACATCCTCCTCGACGCGGCGCGGCGCTGGCCGCGCGGTGGCGCGTTCGGGCCGCTCATCCGGGACCCGGACGGCACCGTCTACCCGAGCGCCCGGCTGCTGCCCTCGCTCGGGCGCGGCATCGGTCACGCGGTGTTCGGCAAGGTCTGGCCCGCCAACCCGTGGACCCGCGCCTACCGGCAGGAACGCGGCGCGCCGGTGGAACGCACGTCCGGCTGGTTGTCCGGCTCGTGCCAGCTCATCCGGCGGGAGGCGTGGGACTCGGTCCGCGGTTTCGACACGCGCTACTTCATGTACTTCGAGGACGTCGACCTCGGCGACCGCATCGGCCGCGCCGGCTGGCACAACGTGTACGTGCCCTCGGCCGCGGTGACGCACATCGGCGGCAAGGCCACGTCCCGCGCGCCGAAGAAGATGCTGGCGGCGCACCACGAAAGCGCTTACCGCTACCTCGCGGACCGGCACCGGGGCCCGGCCTGGAAGCCGGTGCTGGCCGTGGTGCGGCTGGGTCTGAAGCTGCGCCTGAAGTTCGAGACCCGCGGCGCCTAG
- the cofD gene encoding 2-phospho-L-lactate transferase: MKVVVVVGGVGGARFLLGVKAALGLPPIGPGESPHEITAVVNTGDDVWMHGLRISPDLDTCMYTLGGGIDTERGWGHQGETWVVKEELAAYGAEPTWFGLGDKDIATHLIRSRMLRAGYPLSAVTEALCDRWQPGVRLLPMTDDRVETHVVIDDPDEPGNRKAIHFQEWWVRYRAEPPAHSIVPVGVEEAKPAPGVLDAFAEADAVLFAPSNPVVSVGTVLAVPGVKEALRKTDAGVVGVSPIISGKPVRGMADACLTAIGVETSAEAVGIHYGSRQTSEDGLLDGWLVAEGETVHVPGVAVRAVPLLMSDVDATAAMAAAALELAGVDVD, encoded by the coding sequence GTGAAGGTTGTCGTAGTTGTCGGCGGGGTGGGCGGCGCCCGCTTCCTGCTCGGAGTCAAAGCGGCGCTGGGCCTGCCCCCGATCGGCCCTGGCGAGTCACCGCACGAGATCACCGCGGTGGTGAACACCGGTGACGACGTGTGGATGCACGGTCTGCGCATCAGTCCGGACCTGGACACCTGCATGTACACGCTCGGCGGTGGCATCGACACCGAGCGTGGCTGGGGCCACCAGGGCGAGACCTGGGTGGTGAAGGAGGAGCTGGCCGCCTACGGCGCCGAGCCGACCTGGTTCGGCCTCGGCGACAAGGACATCGCCACCCACTTGATCCGCAGCCGCATGCTGCGCGCCGGCTACCCGTTGTCCGCGGTCACCGAGGCGCTGTGCGACCGGTGGCAGCCGGGCGTGCGGCTGCTGCCGATGACCGACGACCGGGTCGAGACCCACGTCGTCATCGACGACCCGGACGAGCCCGGCAACCGCAAGGCGATCCACTTCCAGGAATGGTGGGTGCGCTACCGCGCGGAACCCCCGGCGCATTCGATCGTGCCGGTCGGCGTCGAGGAGGCCAAGCCGGCACCGGGCGTGCTGGACGCGTTCGCCGAGGCCGACGCGGTCCTGTTCGCACCGTCCAATCCGGTCGTCTCGGTCGGGACGGTGCTGGCCGTGCCCGGCGTCAAGGAGGCGCTGCGCAAGACCGACGCCGGCGTGGTCGGCGTGTCCCCGATCATCAGCGGCAAGCCGGTGCGCGGCATGGCCGACGCGTGCCTGACCGCGATCGGGGTGGAGACATCGGCGGAGGCGGTCGGCATCCACTACGGATCGCGGCAGACCTCGGAGGACGGGCTGCTCGACGGCTGGCTCGTCGCGGAGGGCGAAACCGTGCACGTGCCGGGCGTCGCGGTGCGCGCCGTGCCACTGTTGATGTCCGATGTGGACGCCACCGCCGCCATGGCCGCTGCGGCCCTGGAACTCGCGGGGGTCGACGTTGACTGA
- a CDS encoding NUDIX domain-containing protein produces the protein MSLHADAVATLTKWPAGTSGQEALRHAFLGFLAAREDACRRACAAGHITASAVVLDQSRTHVLLTLHPRVGRWVQLGGHCEESDASLSAAALREASEESGLSGLTISAEPVHLDVHPVTCSLGVPTRHFDVRYVVTAPDGAAPVRSAESDDLRWWPLAALPPGSEADLTELIAAACA, from the coding sequence GTGAGCCTGCACGCGGACGCCGTGGCGACGCTGACGAAGTGGCCGGCGGGGACCAGCGGGCAGGAGGCGCTGCGGCACGCGTTCCTCGGTTTCCTCGCCGCGCGGGAGGACGCGTGCCGCCGGGCGTGCGCGGCCGGGCACATCACGGCCTCGGCGGTGGTGCTCGACCAGTCGCGTACGCACGTGCTGCTGACCCTGCACCCGCGGGTCGGGCGGTGGGTGCAGCTGGGCGGGCACTGCGAGGAATCGGATGCTTCGCTGTCGGCGGCGGCGCTGCGCGAGGCGTCGGAGGAGTCCGGGCTGAGCGGGCTGACCATCTCGGCTGAGCCCGTGCACCTCGACGTGCACCCGGTGACCTGCTCGCTCGGGGTGCCGACGCGGCACTTCGACGTGCGGTACGTGGTGACCGCACCGGACGGTGCGGCACCGGTGCGCAGCGCGGAGTCCGACGACCTGCGCTGGTGGCCGCTGGCCGCGCTGCCGCCCGGGTCGGAGGCGGATCTGACGGAGCTGATCGCGGCGGCGTGCGCATGA